A single window of Hymenobacter sp. APR13 DNA harbors:
- a CDS encoding DUF885 domain-containing protein has product MKKIVLTGLLLSTLLSACNQTPPKTGEAAAVTSLADIKEISQLFDVYWEEQAKLFPLEATTQGDNRYNDQLPNDGTEAFRQNLAATYQKYLDALQKFDRETLSANDKVSYDIFKYDLENKLEGLKLNTWMMPFQQFWGLPITMGQYGSGEGVQPFKTAKDYDNWLGRVRGFSVWADTAISNFRAGMQTGVVLPRALVKKMIPQMRDLVVTDPTKSLFYGPINKLPADLPAADKDRLTAAYRKAIMEELVPTYQKLGDFLEKEYLPKSRASTGVSGIPGGAELYKYYVKTWTTTDKTPEEIYQTGQREVARIRQEMEKVKTQVGFKGDLPAFFAALKTDPKLMPYKTPEDVLGAFRAIQAKIDPNLKKMFGRTPKTPFEIRQTEAFRAASASAEYNQGSPDGSRPGIFYIPIVDATKFNTTSGMESLFLHEAIPGHHYQISLQQENEALPKFRRFAWYGAMGEGWALYTESLGKELGLYTDPYQYMGALGDEMHRAIRLVVDVGMHTKNMTREQAIQYMMANEAISEDGATAEIERYMAIPGQALSYKTGALKIQELRRKYEEQLGAHSSTKLREKYAGQNRAHFRLSDFHDELLKDAVMPLAVLERKMDTWAASQK; this is encoded by the coding sequence ATGAAAAAAATCGTTCTGACGGGTCTGCTCCTGAGCACGCTGCTCAGCGCCTGCAACCAGACACCGCCCAAAACCGGGGAGGCCGCTGCCGTTACCAGCCTGGCCGACATCAAGGAAATCAGCCAGCTCTTCGACGTGTACTGGGAAGAGCAGGCCAAGCTGTTCCCGCTGGAAGCCACCACCCAGGGCGACAACCGCTACAACGACCAGCTGCCCAACGACGGCACCGAGGCCTTCCGCCAGAACCTGGCCGCCACCTACCAGAAGTACCTGGACGCGCTGCAGAAGTTTGACCGTGAAACGCTGTCGGCCAACGACAAGGTGAGCTACGACATCTTCAAGTACGACCTCGAAAACAAGCTGGAAGGCCTCAAGCTCAACACCTGGATGATGCCGTTTCAGCAGTTTTGGGGCTTGCCTATCACGATGGGCCAGTACGGCTCGGGCGAGGGCGTGCAGCCCTTCAAAACGGCCAAGGACTACGACAACTGGCTGGGCCGCGTGCGGGGCTTCTCGGTGTGGGCCGATACGGCCATCAGCAACTTCCGCGCGGGCATGCAGACCGGCGTGGTGCTGCCCCGGGCGCTGGTGAAAAAGATGATTCCGCAGATGCGCGACCTGGTGGTGACCGACCCCACCAAGAGTTTGTTTTACGGCCCCATCAACAAGCTGCCCGCCGACCTGCCGGCCGCCGACAAAGACCGGCTGACGGCCGCCTACCGCAAGGCCATCATGGAGGAGCTGGTGCCGACGTACCAGAAGCTCGGCGACTTTCTGGAAAAGGAATATCTGCCCAAATCCCGCGCCAGCACCGGTGTTTCGGGTATTCCGGGTGGCGCGGAGCTGTATAAGTACTACGTGAAAACGTGGACCACCACCGACAAGACGCCCGAGGAAATCTACCAGACCGGCCAGCGCGAAGTGGCCCGCATCCGGCAGGAAATGGAGAAGGTGAAAACCCAGGTGGGCTTCAAAGGCGACCTGCCAGCCTTCTTCGCGGCGCTGAAAACCGACCCCAAGCTGATGCCCTACAAAACGCCGGAAGACGTGCTGGGGGCTTTCCGCGCCATTCAGGCCAAGATTGACCCGAACCTGAAAAAGATGTTCGGGCGCACGCCCAAAACGCCGTTCGAAATCCGCCAGACCGAAGCCTTCCGCGCCGCCTCGGCCTCGGCCGAGTACAACCAGGGCTCACCCGACGGCTCGCGCCCCGGCATCTTCTACATCCCGATTGTGGACGCCACCAAGTTCAATACCACTTCGGGCATGGAGTCGCTGTTTCTGCACGAAGCCATTCCGGGCCACCACTACCAGATTTCGCTGCAGCAGGAAAACGAGGCACTGCCCAAGTTCCGGCGCTTTGCCTGGTATGGGGCCATGGGCGAAGGCTGGGCCCTCTACACCGAGAGCCTGGGCAAGGAGCTGGGCCTCTACACCGACCCCTACCAGTACATGGGCGCCCTCGGCGACGAGATGCACCGCGCCATCCGGCTGGTAGTGGACGTGGGCATGCACACCAAAAACATGACCCGCGAGCAGGCCATCCAGTACATGATGGCCAACGAGGCCATCAGCGAAGACGGCGCTACGGCCGAGATTGAGCGCTACATGGCCATTCCGGGCCAGGCCCTGAGCTACAAAACCGGCGCCCTCAAGATTCAGGAGCTGCGCCGCAAGTACGAGGAGCAGCTGGGAGCCCACAGCAGCACCAAGCTGCGCGAAAAGTACGCCGGCCAGAACCGCGCCCACTTCCGCCTCTCCGACTTCCACGACGAGCTGCTAAAGGATGCCGTGATGCCGCTGGCCGTGCTGGAGCGCAAAATGGACACCTGGGCTGCTTCGCAGAAGTAA
- the rfaD gene encoding ADP-glyceromanno-heptose 6-epimerase: protein MIVVTGAAGFIASCLVTRLNAAKFNDIVVVDNFAVERKLANLTGKHLREYVDRNEFFDWLDVHHADVEFVFHLGARTDTTEQDRAVLDLLNLDYSKRMWQACVQYQLPLVYASSAATYGSGTLGYSDHDDALLPLYRPLNPYGDSKNDFDNWAINQPEKPFFWAGLKFFNVYGPNEYHKGRMASVILHAFEQIRKTGSMTLFRSHNPNFTDGGQMRDFVYVKDVVEVCLFLMHHRRNSGIYNLGTGEARTFLDLALNTFAALDRTADIRFVDTPEDIRDKYQYFTQADMSKLRSIGYERPFTRLEDGIDDYVRNYLVPGAYL, encoded by the coding sequence ATGATAGTCGTCACCGGAGCCGCCGGCTTTATTGCCAGCTGCCTTGTTACCCGCCTCAACGCCGCCAAGTTCAACGACATTGTGGTGGTCGATAACTTCGCCGTGGAGCGCAAGCTGGCCAACCTAACCGGCAAGCACCTGCGCGAATACGTGGACCGCAACGAGTTTTTTGACTGGCTCGATGTCCACCACGCCGACGTGGAGTTTGTCTTCCACCTCGGCGCCCGTACCGACACCACCGAGCAGGACCGCGCCGTGCTGGATTTGCTCAACCTCGACTACTCCAAGCGGATGTGGCAGGCCTGCGTGCAGTACCAGCTGCCGCTGGTGTACGCTTCGTCGGCGGCCACCTACGGCTCGGGCACGCTCGGCTACTCCGACCACGACGACGCGCTGCTGCCGCTCTACCGCCCGCTCAACCCCTACGGCGACTCCAAGAACGACTTCGACAACTGGGCCATCAACCAGCCAGAAAAGCCGTTTTTCTGGGCGGGCCTGAAGTTTTTCAACGTGTACGGTCCCAACGAGTACCACAAGGGCCGCATGGCATCCGTGATTCTGCACGCCTTCGAGCAGATCCGCAAGACGGGCTCTATGACGCTGTTCCGCTCGCACAACCCCAACTTCACCGACGGCGGCCAGATGCGCGACTTCGTGTACGTGAAGGACGTGGTGGAAGTGTGTTTGTTTTTGATGCACCACCGCCGCAACTCCGGCATCTACAACCTGGGCACCGGTGAGGCCCGCACCTTCCTCGACCTGGCCCTCAATACCTTCGCCGCCCTCGACCGCACGGCCGACATCCGGTTCGTGGACACGCCGGAGGACATTCGCGACAAGTACCAGTACTTCACGCAGGCCGACATGAGCAAGCTGCGCAGTATCGGCTACGAGCGGCCCTTCACCCGCCTCGAAGACGGCATCGACGATTACGTGCGCAACTACCTGGTGCCGGGCGCCTATCTGTAA
- a CDS encoding flavin reductase family protein, which translates to MRHLTSDDILGLEKIFRLNLINSLPGYKPANLIGTATAGGATNLAIFSSVLHLGSAPAVLGIVTRPTTVPRHTYQNLKDTGCFTINHVPASHVAQAHYTSADFPAEESEFEACGFTAAWRDGFAAPYVAESPISIGLRLKEELPIHNGTVLLVGTVEHIYLPENLLLTDGTLDLPAAQATCISGLDTYYQAQPLGAFAYARPGQGPQPK; encoded by the coding sequence ATGCGCCACCTAACTTCCGACGATATTCTGGGCCTGGAGAAAATCTTCCGCCTCAACCTCATCAACTCGCTACCCGGCTACAAGCCGGCCAACCTCATCGGCACGGCCACCGCGGGCGGCGCCACCAACCTGGCTATCTTTAGCTCGGTGCTGCATCTGGGCTCGGCGCCGGCGGTGCTGGGCATCGTCACGCGCCCGACTACGGTGCCGCGCCACACCTACCAGAACCTCAAGGACACGGGCTGCTTCACCATTAACCACGTGCCCGCCAGCCACGTGGCGCAGGCCCACTACACCTCCGCCGACTTTCCCGCGGAAGAATCGGAGTTCGAGGCCTGCGGCTTCACGGCGGCTTGGCGCGACGGATTTGCGGCGCCTTACGTGGCCGAAAGCCCCATCAGCATCGGGCTGCGCCTGAAAGAGGAGCTGCCGATTCACAACGGCACGGTACTGCTGGTGGGCACCGTCGAGCACATTTACCTGCCCGAAAACCTGCTGCTCACTGACGGCACGCTGGATTTGCCCGCCGCCCAGGCCACCTGCATTTCCGGCCTCGATACATATTACCAGGCCCAGCCGTTGGGTGCCTTTGCCTACGCCCGCCCCGGCCAGGGCCCGCAGCCGAAATAG
- a CDS encoding thiol-disulfide oxidoreductase DCC family protein — MPASSHIVLFDGVCNLCNGFVQFVIEHDPAGRFRFAALQSAAGQALLREYRLPAPPEPDSVVLVADGQAYTHSAAALGILAGLGGGWAVLARVGRWAPRPLRDAVYRWVARNRYRWFGRQEACWLPTPELKARFL; from the coding sequence ATGCCTGCTTCCTCCCATATTGTGCTCTTTGATGGCGTGTGCAACCTCTGCAACGGGTTTGTGCAGTTTGTAATTGAGCACGATCCGGCCGGCCGGTTCCGGTTTGCGGCCCTGCAGTCGGCGGCGGGGCAGGCGTTGCTGCGCGAATACCGCCTGCCCGCGCCCCCCGAGCCCGACTCGGTGGTGCTGGTGGCCGATGGACAGGCCTACACGCATTCGGCGGCGGCGCTGGGCATTCTGGCCGGCCTCGGCGGCGGGTGGGCAGTGCTGGCCCGGGTGGGCCGATGGGCCCCGCGCCCCCTGCGCGACGCCGTGTACCGCTGGGTGGCGCGCAACCGCTACCGCTGGTTTGGCCGCCAGGAAGCTTGCTGGCTGCCAACTCCCGAGCTGAAAGCACGTTTTCTGTAA
- a CDS encoding diphthine--ammonia ligase produces MPAPTLMNWSGGKDSALALYHALRDPRYHVTDLLTSVNAHYQRVSMHGVRVALLEQQAQRIGLPLTKLELPEMPDMDDYERLMAATLTPLQAHGIQHAVFGDIYLEDLRHYREQQLARVGMEAVFPLWQRPNADLLREYLDLGFRAVVVCVNEKYLDASFCGRELDADFLRDLPPGVDSCGENGEYHSFVFDAPYFSAPIAFEQGDIVRRTYQRPAAASTVCPPAPGAEAPAEAPAEPAAPDPFAPGFWYCDLLPVAEAGTR; encoded by the coding sequence ATGCCCGCCCCAACCCTCATGAACTGGAGCGGGGGCAAAGACTCGGCCCTCGCCCTCTACCACGCCCTGCGCGACCCTCGTTACCACGTCACCGACCTGCTCACCAGCGTCAACGCTCACTACCAGCGCGTGTCGATGCACGGGGTGCGGGTGGCGCTGCTGGAGCAGCAGGCCCAGCGCATCGGCCTGCCGCTCACCAAGCTGGAGCTGCCCGAAATGCCCGACATGGACGACTACGAGCGTCTGATGGCCGCCACCTTGACACCGCTGCAGGCCCACGGCATCCAGCACGCCGTCTTCGGCGACATCTACCTCGAAGACCTGCGCCACTACCGCGAGCAGCAGCTGGCGCGGGTGGGCATGGAAGCCGTGTTTCCGCTCTGGCAGCGCCCCAACGCCGATCTGCTGCGCGAATACCTCGACCTGGGCTTCCGGGCCGTGGTGGTGTGCGTCAACGAGAAGTACCTCGACGCCAGCTTCTGTGGCCGCGAGCTGGACGCCGACTTCCTGCGCGACCTGCCGCCCGGCGTGGACAGCTGCGGCGAAAACGGCGAGTACCACAGCTTCGTGTTCGACGCGCCGTACTTCAGCGCGCCCATTGCCTTCGAACAGGGCGACATCGTGCGCCGCACCTACCAGCGGCCGGCTGCCGCCAGCACCGTTTGCCCACCCGCCCCGGGGGCGGAGGCTCCGGCAGAAGCCCCGGCCGAACCCGCCGCCCCCGACCCCTTCGCGCCCGGCTTCTGGTACTGCGACCTGCTACCGGTGGCCGAAGCCGGCACGCGCTAG
- a CDS encoding DUF4126 family protein, which yields MTKHFWQTVGLGTVAGFRSMTAPALLSANLVKFHPQGLAGSPLRYLQKPLVATGLKLLAGGEMVGDKLPQTPDRIAPPVLLGRLLSGALVGAALYRANHANTRNGALLGGLVAGAATFGSFWLRKKATRESGLPISVVGGFEDLLVLGSGLALSKGSAAGAPAGYAL from the coding sequence ATGACGAAACACTTCTGGCAAACCGTAGGCCTGGGCACTGTAGCCGGCTTCCGCAGCATGACGGCTCCGGCCCTGCTCAGCGCCAACCTCGTGAAATTTCATCCGCAGGGCCTAGCCGGCTCGCCGTTGCGCTATCTGCAAAAACCACTGGTGGCTACCGGCCTCAAGCTGCTGGCCGGCGGCGAGATGGTGGGCGACAAGCTCCCACAGACCCCCGACCGGATTGCGCCGCCCGTGCTACTGGGCCGTTTGCTGTCGGGCGCGCTGGTAGGGGCAGCCCTCTACCGCGCCAACCACGCCAACACCCGCAACGGGGCCCTGCTGGGCGGGCTGGTGGCCGGGGCGGCCACGTTCGGCAGCTTCTGGCTGCGCAAAAAGGCCACCCGCGAGTCGGGCCTGCCCATTTCCGTAGTCGGCGGCTTCGAGGATCTGCTGGTGCTGGGCAGCGGCCTGGCGCTGTCCAAAGGCAGCGCGGCCGGAGCCCCCGCTGGCTACGCGCTGTAG
- a CDS encoding TonB-dependent receptor — protein sequence MTNRIVLFLLLGFVLFTSNRTLLAQGVTTSAMKGLVLDSKGEPLPGATVVATHLPSGTKYGTATRENGQYDLLNMRIGGPYELVVSFVGSQTYTASGIQLALGKTFESNVKLNDGTQALGEVLVQGNRDGQINKDRTGASTNINNTAIRTLPTISRSQEDFTRLTPQSSGLSFGGRNTLYNNFSLDGSIFNNSFGLDAPTPGGQTGSQPVSLDAIEQLEVSLAPYDVRQGGFTGAGVNAVTKSGTNDFKGTVYTFLRNEQLIGEKVGDVTVRNPDLKFNQTGFSLGGPIIKNKLFFFTNAELTRRDDPALTFRPATSAAEAQAALNGQADGVSRVLQSDLDAIRQRLISVYGYDPGTYQDFTYRTYSDKLLAKLDWNINEKNTFSLRYNYLKSYQQKPPHPIAIAPSSRVQGVNTLQYSNSGYTINNNLNSVVGELNSRFGERLSNKAQLSFSAFRDFRELPNAPLFPQLDITKNGTTYVSVGTEQFSANNVLDQNITQFTDNLSYFAGAHVLTAGVTYERFDFVNAFNLQRYGYPFFGGLDIDRFFQVTDRSNPNFVDLNAIATAGGTRRIKSVDVNVAQLGLYAQDEWNLTPNFKLTLGVRADMPIYNTDVAQNQQILNAPLLDSDGKAAKVDVTQFPKATPLWSPRLGFNYSAENGELTTQVRGGTGIFTGRIPFVWISNQASNSQFDPGYTFQINGTARDFKFPQVWRSNLAIDQELPLGIVATLEGIYSKDRNAAIHRNYNLVTPTERLAGFDDRLIYPAAGPRITPGFNGPDGQFSFLDAGVIVLENTNRGYQYSLTGQLKKDFANGLYLMTAYTYSQAKDVTSNPGEIAADAFQRNPVVGDANQPQLAFSDFGLQHRIIGAAGKRFEYANKRLATTLSFFFEAAQGNRFSYTYAGDLNRDGIFGNDLLKVPATRDQINLVDIRDAQGAVVVTAAQQWEQLDAYIRQDKYLSERRGSFTERNGAISPWYTQLDAKLLQDFSLMANDKKHTFQLSFDIQNLGNLISSDWGVRRVFANNRFIETAYLPSAPNTPVYQFRGGQQTFINNTNLDSRWRAQIGLRYILD from the coding sequence ATGACAAACAGAATTGTACTGTTTCTGCTGCTCGGCTTTGTGCTTTTCACGAGTAACCGAACCTTGCTGGCGCAAGGAGTGACCACCTCGGCCATGAAGGGCCTGGTGCTGGACAGCAAAGGCGAACCGCTACCCGGCGCCACCGTGGTGGCCACTCACCTGCCTTCGGGCACCAAGTACGGCACCGCCACTCGCGAGAACGGGCAGTACGACCTGCTCAACATGCGTATCGGCGGCCCCTACGAGTTGGTAGTGTCGTTTGTGGGCTCACAGACTTACACGGCCTCCGGCATTCAACTGGCGCTGGGCAAGACGTTTGAAAGCAACGTCAAGCTCAACGACGGTACCCAGGCCCTGGGTGAGGTGCTGGTACAGGGCAACCGCGACGGCCAGATAAACAAGGACCGTACGGGCGCTTCCACCAACATCAACAACACCGCCATCCGCACGCTGCCCACCATCAGCCGTTCGCAGGAGGACTTCACCCGCCTCACGCCCCAGAGCAGCGGCCTGAGCTTTGGCGGGCGCAATACGCTCTACAACAACTTCTCGCTCGACGGCTCCATCTTCAACAACTCCTTTGGGCTGGACGCCCCGACGCCCGGCGGCCAGACCGGCTCGCAGCCGGTTTCGCTGGATGCCATTGAGCAGCTGGAAGTGAGCCTGGCCCCCTACGACGTGCGCCAGGGCGGCTTTACGGGTGCCGGCGTAAATGCCGTGACCAAGAGCGGCACCAACGACTTCAAAGGCACGGTGTACACGTTTCTGCGCAATGAGCAGCTGATTGGCGAGAAGGTGGGCGACGTGACCGTGCGCAACCCCGACCTGAAATTCAACCAGACCGGCTTCTCGCTGGGCGGCCCCATTATCAAGAACAAGCTGTTCTTTTTCACCAACGCCGAGCTTACGCGCCGCGACGACCCGGCCCTGACCTTCCGGCCCGCCACCAGCGCCGCCGAGGCCCAGGCGGCCCTCAACGGCCAAGCCGACGGCGTAAGCCGCGTGCTGCAGAGCGACCTGGACGCCATCCGGCAGCGCCTGATCAGCGTGTACGGCTACGACCCCGGCACTTACCAGGACTTCACCTACCGCACCTACAGCGACAAGCTGCTGGCCAAGCTCGACTGGAACATCAACGAGAAAAACACCTTCTCGCTGCGCTACAACTACCTGAAGAGCTACCAGCAGAAGCCTCCCCACCCTATTGCCATTGCGCCGTCGTCGCGGGTGCAGGGCGTGAACACGCTGCAGTATTCCAACTCCGGCTACACCATCAACAACAACCTGAACTCGGTGGTGGGCGAGCTGAACTCGCGCTTCGGCGAGCGGCTCAGCAACAAGGCGCAGCTAAGCTTCTCGGCCTTCCGCGACTTCCGTGAGCTGCCCAACGCACCGCTGTTTCCGCAGCTCGACATCACCAAGAACGGCACCACCTACGTGAGCGTGGGCACCGAGCAGTTTTCGGCCAACAACGTTCTCGACCAGAACATCACGCAGTTCACCGACAACCTAAGCTACTTTGCCGGCGCCCATGTGCTGACGGCAGGCGTGACCTACGAGCGGTTTGACTTCGTGAATGCCTTCAACCTGCAGCGCTACGGCTACCCGTTCTTCGGCGGGCTGGACATTGACCGGTTTTTCCAAGTGACGGACCGCTCGAACCCCAACTTCGTGGACCTGAACGCCATTGCCACGGCCGGCGGCACCCGCCGCATCAAGTCCGTGGACGTGAACGTGGCCCAGCTGGGCCTCTACGCCCAGGACGAGTGGAACCTGACGCCCAACTTCAAGCTGACGCTGGGCGTGCGCGCCGACATGCCGATTTACAACACCGACGTAGCGCAGAACCAGCAGATTCTGAACGCGCCGCTGCTGGACTCGGACGGCAAAGCCGCCAAGGTAGACGTAACCCAGTTTCCGAAAGCCACCCCGCTGTGGTCGCCGCGTCTGGGCTTCAACTACTCGGCCGAGAACGGCGAGCTGACCACGCAGGTGCGCGGCGGCACGGGCATCTTCACGGGCCGCATCCCGTTCGTGTGGATCAGCAACCAGGCCTCCAACTCGCAGTTCGACCCCGGCTACACGTTCCAGATCAACGGCACGGCCCGCGACTTCAAGTTTCCGCAGGTGTGGCGCTCCAACCTGGCCATCGACCAGGAGCTGCCGCTGGGCATCGTGGCTACCCTGGAAGGTATCTACTCCAAGGACCGCAACGCCGCCATTCACCGCAACTACAACCTCGTAACGCCCACGGAGCGTCTGGCAGGGTTTGATGACCGCCTGATCTATCCGGCGGCCGGCCCGCGCATCACGCCCGGCTTCAACGGCCCCGACGGGCAGTTCAGCTTCCTGGATGCCGGCGTGATTGTGCTGGAAAACACCAACCGTGGCTACCAGTACAGCCTCACGGGCCAGCTGAAAAAGGACTTCGCCAACGGCCTGTATCTGATGACGGCCTACACCTACTCGCAGGCCAAGGACGTGACCTCGAATCCCGGCGAAATTGCGGCCGACGCGTTTCAGCGCAACCCCGTGGTGGGCGACGCCAACCAGCCGCAGCTGGCCTTCAGCGACTTCGGGCTGCAGCACCGCATCATCGGGGCGGCCGGCAAGCGGTTTGAGTACGCCAACAAGCGCCTGGCTACCACGCTGAGCTTCTTCTTTGAAGCCGCCCAGGGCAACCGCTTCTCCTACACCTACGCCGGCGACCTGAACCGCGACGGCATCTTCGGCAACGACCTGCTGAAAGTACCCGCCACCCGCGACCAGATCAACCTGGTCGACATCCGCGACGCGCAGGGCGCCGTGGTGGTGACGGCCGCCCAGCAGTGGGAGCAGCTCGACGCCTACATCCGCCAGGACAAGTACCTGTCGGAGCGCCGCGGCAGCTTCACGGAGCGCAACGGCGCCATCAGCCCCTGGTACACGCAGCTGGACGCCAAGCTGCTGCAGGACTTCTCCCTGATGGCCAACGACAAGAAGCACACCTTCCAGCTGAGCTTCGACATCCAGAACCTGGGCAACCTGATCAGCTCGGACTGGGGCGTGCGCCGCGTATTCGCCAACAACCGCTTCATCGAAACCGCCTACCTGCCCTCGGCGCCCAATACGCCGGTGTATCAGTTCCGTGGCGGCCAGCAGACGTTCATCAACAACACCAACCTCGACAGCCGCTGGCGCGCCCAGATCGGCCTGCGCTACATCCTCGACTAG
- a CDS encoding FAD/NAD(P)-binding protein has product MQQPTITILGGGFSGSMVALQLARQPGAWHGGTVHLVEPRPVPGPGLAYTARRPEYLLNVRAAALSAFPDQPTHFTDWLQVNELTCEQEFCSRQTYGRYLQELVAGLLAGPAANGLRFEWHPQAATAAEVAPDGRRATVHLPDGTSLISDAVVLALGNFPPLFPAGPGAYLTHPGFHGNPWAAGALRTIGLDEEVLLIGSGLTAVDVLLGLRADGHRAPVTIVSRHQRWPVVHGPATAPYPSFYQTDLLGLTSVGKVLAAVRRRIRQAATQGHDWRPVFDSLRPHLGQIWAAWPAAEQARFLRHLASLWAVLRHRSPPQNDAIVRDMLATRQARMHLGRVRGITVADNHDLLVHTQHQHTESVLRTRHVVSCTGPLLDYSRINDPLVASLRDAGQLVPDALRLGIQTDAHGALLNRHGQPSQVLFTLGPSRRPAYFESTAVPELREQAVALARELAGRWQQQ; this is encoded by the coding sequence TTGCAGCAGCCAACAATCACGATTCTGGGAGGAGGCTTTTCGGGCTCGATGGTGGCGCTGCAGCTGGCGCGGCAGCCGGGAGCGTGGCATGGCGGCACGGTGCATCTGGTAGAGCCGCGGCCGGTGCCCGGGCCCGGCCTGGCCTACACCGCCCGCCGCCCCGAGTACCTGCTCAACGTGCGCGCCGCCGCCCTCAGCGCCTTCCCCGACCAGCCCACCCACTTCACCGACTGGCTGCAGGTTAATGAGTTGACGTGTGAGCAGGAGTTTTGCTCGCGCCAAACCTACGGCCGCTACCTGCAGGAGCTGGTAGCCGGCCTGCTGGCAGGCCCGGCCGCCAACGGCCTGCGGTTTGAGTGGCACCCACAAGCCGCCACGGCCGCCGAAGTGGCGCCCGATGGCCGGCGCGCTACCGTGCACCTGCCCGATGGTACCTCGCTAATTTCGGATGCCGTGGTGCTGGCCCTTGGCAATTTCCCGCCTCTCTTCCCTGCCGGGCCGGGCGCCTACCTCACGCACCCCGGCTTCCACGGCAACCCGTGGGCGGCCGGCGCTTTGCGTACCATTGGTCTGGATGAAGAAGTGCTGCTGATTGGCTCGGGCCTGACCGCCGTGGACGTGCTGCTGGGTTTGCGTGCCGACGGCCACCGGGCGCCGGTAACCATTGTGTCGCGGCACCAGCGCTGGCCGGTGGTGCACGGGCCGGCCACGGCGCCCTACCCCAGCTTCTACCAGACTGACCTGCTGGGCCTGACCTCCGTGGGGAAAGTGCTGGCCGCCGTGCGCCGCCGCATCCGGCAGGCCGCCACCCAGGGCCATGATTGGCGGCCAGTGTTCGACTCGCTCCGCCCACACCTGGGGCAGATCTGGGCGGCGTGGCCAGCGGCGGAGCAGGCGCGGTTTCTGCGGCATCTGGCGTCGTTGTGGGCGGTGCTGCGCCACCGCAGCCCCCCGCAGAACGACGCCATCGTACGCGACATGCTGGCCACCCGCCAGGCCCGCATGCACCTGGGCCGGGTGCGCGGCATCACGGTAGCCGACAACCACGACCTGCTGGTGCACACGCAGCATCAGCACACCGAATCCGTGTTGCGCACGCGGCACGTCGTCAGCTGCACCGGGCCGCTGCTCGACTACAGCCGCATCAACGACCCGCTGGTAGCTAGCTTGCGCGATGCCGGCCAGCTCGTGCCGGACGCGTTGCGGCTGGGCATCCAGACCGATGCGCACGGGGCGCTGCTGAACCGGCACGGGCAGCCGTCACAAGTGCTGTTTACGCTGGGCCCCAGCCGCCGCCCCGCCTACTTCGAGTCGACGGCGGTGCCGGAGCTGCGGGAGCAGGCCGTGGCGCTGGCGCGGGAGCTGGCTGGCCGCTGGCAGCAGCAATAG
- a CDS encoding zinc-binding dehydrogenase, translating to MQALVLDGINQAVQLREVSTPQPAAGEVQVRLHAAALNHRDVWIQKGQYAGLKFPIILGSDGAGTVTAVGEGADASLLGQAVLINPGRQWGEHPAAQGRDFQILGLPQDGTFAEYVCVEARQVRAKPAHLSFEQAAALPLGGVTAYRAVFTRAALQPGERVLISGVGGGVALLALQMAVAVGAEVWVTSGSEEKIARAVALGAKGGISYKAEKWPATLTKQAGGGFDVIVDSAAGPGFLDLLDAAAPGGRIVFYGATLGNMPSVPAAKVFWKQLSILGSTMGTEQDFAAMAELFEQHGIVPEIDETFALAEGEAALRRMDEGLQFGKIVLRIAAE from the coding sequence ATGCAAGCTCTAGTTCTTGATGGCATCAACCAGGCCGTGCAGCTGCGCGAAGTATCCACCCCGCAGCCGGCAGCCGGTGAGGTGCAGGTGCGCCTGCACGCCGCCGCCCTCAACCACCGCGACGTCTGGATTCAGAAGGGCCAGTATGCCGGCCTGAAATTCCCCATCATCCTCGGCTCCGATGGTGCCGGCACCGTGACGGCCGTTGGCGAAGGCGCCGATGCCAGCCTGCTGGGCCAGGCCGTGCTCATCAACCCCGGCCGGCAGTGGGGCGAGCACCCCGCCGCCCAGGGCCGCGACTTCCAGATTCTGGGCTTGCCGCAGGACGGCACCTTCGCCGAATACGTGTGCGTGGAAGCCCGGCAGGTGCGGGCCAAGCCTGCCCACCTGAGCTTCGAGCAGGCTGCCGCACTGCCGCTGGGCGGCGTCACGGCTTACCGCGCCGTATTTACGCGGGCGGCGCTGCAGCCCGGCGAGCGGGTGCTCATCAGTGGCGTGGGCGGCGGCGTGGCACTGCTGGCCCTGCAGATGGCTGTGGCCGTGGGCGCGGAAGTGTGGGTGACGTCGGGCTCGGAAGAGAAAATTGCCCGCGCCGTGGCCCTGGGCGCCAAAGGCGGCATCAGCTATAAGGCGGAAAAGTGGCCCGCCACGCTCACCAAGCAGGCCGGCGGCGGCTTCGACGTCATCGTGGACAGCGCGGCCGGGCCGGGCTTCCTCGATTTGCTGGATGCTGCCGCCCCAGGCGGGCGCATCGTGTTCTACGGGGCCACGCTGGGCAATATGCCCTCAGTGCCGGCCGCTAAGGTGTTCTGGAAGCAACTGTCCATCCTGGGCTCCACCATGGGCACTGAGCAGGACTTTGCCGCCATGGCCGAGCTGTTCGAGCAGCACGGCATCGTGCCGGAAATTGACGAGACGTTTGCGCTGGCCGAGGGCGAAGCGGCCCTGCGCCGCATGGACGAAGGCCTGCAGTTTGGCAAGATCGTGCTGCGGATTGCCGCCGAGTAA